GCCGCCGTGATGCCTTCCGGTTTTTTATGTGTGCGTCCAAGTGCGTTGAATGACGGGAAGCTGCTTGAGGACATATATAATGATATCAGCCTGTCCTGCAAAGTGGCAGAGGAATTAAGATTGAATTAGTATTAACAATAAAACAAAAACACTATTTATGACAGACATGAGTTGGATGCCTTGGGTCGTAGGCGGAGTAATGGTCCTTTCTTTTCTTTATATGAAGGTATGGCCATTTGTCCGTACTATTATAAGAGCTTTTCGGGGGCCTCGTTTTAAATCAAAATCAAAATTATCCGTAGAACAGTATAAAAAACTGTCTATAGGTTCATTGTATGCCTTGCAGCAAGGCGGATATCTGAACACTCTCTCGTTGGATATCAAAGATAAGTTGCCTACTATTCTTGGTGAATGGTGGGGAATAAATAATGCTCATGATGCCCGCGAAACATTGGATGATTTGTGCCGGAAAGGTTACGATTACTACTTTCCGTTTGTTTATGAGGCTTTTTTGCTTGACGATGAAAATGCGCAAGACGATATTTTCCAGCAGAACATGGAGAGTCAGGAAGATTATGAAAAAGCTGTCGGGCAACTGCAAAATTTGAAAGAGGTCTATGAGGAGTTGATAGCTTATGAAGTGATTACTTCTAAAGAAGATATAGCCCGCTATGGAGTGATTGGCTGGGAT
This sequence is a window from Bacteroides thetaiotaomicron VPI-5482. Protein-coding genes within it:
- a CDS encoding DUF1266 domain-containing protein; the protein is MTDMSWMPWVVGGVMVLSFLYMKVWPFVRTIIRAFRGPRFKSKSKLSVEQYKKLSIGSLYALQQGGYLNTLSLDIKDKLPTILGEWWGINNAHDARETLDDLCRKGYDYYFPFVYEAFLLDDENAQDDIFQQNMESQEDYEKAVGQLQNLKEVYEELIAYEVITSKEDIARYGVIGWDAGRINFVARACCDMKYISEMEAWNYIDKAYELAHSSFTSWHDMAMSYVIGRAIWGGTNAHNLGMKGMADDLLSNPKSPWVQIKW